One genomic window of Tetrapisispora phaffii CBS 4417 chromosome 13, complete genome includes the following:
- the ATP19 gene encoding F1F0 ATP synthase subunit k (similar to Saccharomyces cerevisiae ATP19 (YOL077W-A); ancestral locus Anc_3.128) — MGGAYTIFGRSFPSHQLALATIGLMGLLIAPNPFAKKEESKIDFKASSPEEEKFIKDYIKKHATEAK, encoded by the coding sequence ATGGGAGGTGCCTATACGATTTTTGGTAGATCTTTCCCTTCACACCAACTTGCCCTTGCTACTATTGGATTAATGGGACTGCTTATTGCTCCTAATCCTTTTGCTAAGAAGGAAGAATCCAAAATTGATTTCAAGGCTAGCTCTCCTGAGGAAGAGAAATTTATCAAGGATTACATCAAGAAACATGCAACAGAGGCTAAATAG
- the MDM20 gene encoding Mdm20p (similar to Saccharomyces cerevisiae MDM20 (YOL076W); ancestral locus Anc_3.130), which translates to MSDRTEKEIFELIEKSNFKQCNVKIALLRKQFPNSSYYVILELFAKFKQSPKKFNYETELNSKYGLQGKEYVNDRKALNLLHTLFIEYSKFEEALNVYEKAMFKYPSFQLAMEWFDKSISDGHYKYMAKASLQLSKYAVVGKNSTLDKRNYSIWYAISVLALFRFKRDTLTATELKLFPMLAFKNLEEIKPFHNSEEYIIYCSVCEALFIDLCNENNENNEKARLIVNEILPTLSSEVNLNLKKFIIKYCAKIEDYELLYKSSKKILESIDDYSVLKSFIKASKHIGKSNEETKKLIIDLLGPSRNARLAYLECDVTFTGKIDRDSVMFYLEKFHHKQCCVVDLNAYKEYLEVESVLNYMSELEPKNDIHDVNTLHFSNLTSNESSEKAINLYNSHKHTLNKKMKTDYSILSTSIIKLVEESLSSNGKNPSLNDVLFSLSLLENYQTKDPHNFDTKTWIIALYMHLGCVSQAYSHFADLKIKNVQSDIMHHLIYTRMSSLFPHKSHPYIQHFLTEKENLYEKSLPRLTNFIKISFEREAYSKIMGMLDFRNRLVSSSFKWLSDIEETQLARLTNNKRGTLIQKNLESWRKINMINGAFNFSDNRDWSRFGEFVKKDNLPYTFQYLKFTDMSMKVNFIKELMIYYLSLGESNSTLDNLIQETIPSDKLVLLKEHLTPIEAWSFNIFYDLYKNEGSSLNDTLEYIPSKEELSTWRLSNYYITKLATLKTLDNMQQISDKKLKESIKKQLQELRENCDDLYKSYSSEIISSSSVLSSTQKKILNSLDYKELKPELITDGILKIQKAVRDL; encoded by the coding sequence ATGTCAGATAGAACTGAGAAAGAAATCTTTGAGTTAATTGAAAAGTCCAATTTTAAACAATGCAATGTTAAGATAGCCCTATTGAGAAAACAGTTTCCTAATTCTTCCTATTATGTAATATTGGAATTATTTGCCAAGTTCAAGCAGTCTCCAAAGAAATTTAACTATGAAACTGaattgaattcaaaatatgGTTTACAAGGCAAAGAGTATGTCAATGACAGAAAAGCTTTGAATCTACTTCACACTTTATTTATAGAATATTCAAAGTTTGAAGAAGCATTGAATGTGTACGAGAAAGCGATGTTTAAGTATCCAAGTTTTCAACTTGCTATGGAATGGTTTGATAAATCTATCAGCGATGGCCATTATAAGTATATGGCAAAAGCTAGTCTGCAACTTTCAAAATACGCTGTAGTAGGGAAAAACAGCACTTTAGATAAACGTAACTACAGCATTTGGTATGCTATTTCTGTCTTAGCTTTGTTTAGATTTAAAAGAGATACTCTTACTGCTACAGAATTGAAACTATTTCCAATGTTGgcttttaaaaatttggaGGAAATCAAACCTTTTCATAATTCAGAAGAATATATCATCTACTGCAGTGTATGTGAGGCATTGTTTATTGACCTTtgtaatgaaaataatgaaaataatgaaaaagcTCGTTTAAttgttaatgaaatattgcCAACGTTGTCTAGTGAAGTGAATTTGaacttaaaaaaatttattattaaatattgtgCAAAGATTGAAGACTATGAACTTTTGTACAAAAGttctaaaaaaatattagaaagCATTGATGACTATTCAGTACTCAAGAGTTTTATTAAAGCTAGTAAACATATTGGAAAATCAAATGAAGAAACtaagaaattaattattgatttattaggTCCTTCAAGAAATGCAAGACTAGCATATTTAGAGTGTGATGTAACATTTACTGGGAAAATCGATAGGGACTCTGTAATGTTTTACTTAGAAAAGTTCCATCATAAACAATGCTGTGTCGTTGATTTAAATGCATACAAAGAATATCTAGAAGTTGAAAGCGTATTAAATTACATGTCTGAATTGGAACCAAAGAACGATATTCATGATGTCAATACCCTAcatttttctaatttaacTTCCAATGAAAGTTCAGAAAAAGCGATCAACTTGTATAATTCACACAAACATACTTTGAacaagaaaatgaaaactGATTATTCGATTTTAAGTACTtctattataaaattagtTGAAGAGAGTTTATCATCAAATGGAAAAAATCCATCTTTGAATgatgttttattttcctTATCActattagaaaattatcAAACTAAGGACCCACACAACTTCGATACGAAAACTTGGATTATTGCCCTGTACATGCATTTAGGATGCGTTTCGCAAGCATACTCTCATTTTGCTGATTTAAAGATCAAAAATGTCCAAAGTGATATTATGcatcatttaatttacaCAAGGATGTCATCTTTGTTCCCTCATAAATCTCATCCTTATATACAACATTTTTTGACAGAGAAGGAGAACTTATATGAAAAATCATTACCAAGATTAACAAATTTCATAAAGATTTCTTTTGAGAGAGAAGCCTATAGTAAAATTATGGGTATGTTAGATTTTAGAAACAGATTGGTATCTTCTAGTTTTAAGTGGTTGAGCGATATTGAAGAAACCCAATTGGCAAGACTAACGAACAACAAGCGTGGTACTTTGATACAAAAAAACCTGGAATCATGGAGGAAAATTAACATGATAAATGGAGCTTTCAATTTTAGTGACAACAGAGATTGGTCAAGATTTGGAGAGTTTGTCAAAAAGGACAATTTGCCATAcacttttcaatatttaaaatttactGACATGTCAATGAAGgtaaattttatcaaagaaTTAATGATCTATTATCTTTCTTTGGGAGAATCCAATTCAACattagataatttaatcCAGGAAACGATTCCTAGCGACAAGTTAGTATTGTTAAAGGAACATTTGACTCCAATCGAGGCCTGGtcctttaatattttttacgATTTATACAAAAATGAAGGTTCATCACTAAATGACACGTTAGAGTATATACCTTCCAAAGAAGAGCTGTCAACCTGGAGGttatcaaattattatattacgAAGTTAGCAACATTAAAAACATTAGATAACATGCAACAAATTTCTGATAAGAAGCTGAAAGAATCAATTAAGAAACAATTACAAGAATTAAGAGAAAACTGTGATGATTTATACAAATCATACTCAAGCGAAATTATCTCTTCTTCAAGCGTTCTAAGTTCAACTCAGaaaaaaattctaaattCTTTAGATTACAAAGAACTGAAACCAGAGTTAATTACAGACggaatattgaaaattcagAAAGCAGTTAGAGATTTATAA
- the TPHA0M00800 gene encoding uncharacterized protein (similar to Saccharomyces cerevisiae YBR138C; ancestral locus Anc_3.131): protein MDEKSSSRVLENMDSNSMSLLYSSPSINSHSNSTGEIAKNSFFKITHSPTFENDKNTPLKWQQEKQEFQFQSNSTPSKSNFKNPQQRLLQARKRRSTLMGAKPRVPSRLNKATSKLDLIDDRTLTSLPIPHPQKNENNNLFQNRQLNNKRPRYNETKELRVHNDQVNRNVSYNQSTLDDSLDSMGEDKENTSKNYDHPIVLLEDYISYDDSGSSSRKRNKRRISLSDLKRKMHKGQTNNVLKLRKIKHPSHLSNLTFSLAPNHANASSIMTDISEQYNTFEPEPNENSNASSDEINGVLKELIHPVTGVTEDQYISRISKKSQLVSCVVCDKVLYELSSILPENNKFKEIVCGNCAEKYEAAAKLFEDYEFDSSLDISNSSIMSGMNNNVQYLENIGLIKHKNTDTFSNELITRLQSQLKQTNEKDEKQNNEEFLLDSKSVLWFIEARKKIRWRWRISKLLPEFLSNHNSNTTQSS from the coding sequence ATGGATGAAAAATCTTCTTCTAGAGTACTGGAAAATATGGATTCAAACTCCATGTCGTTATTGTACAGCTCACCATCTATAAATAGTCACAGCAATAGCACTGGAGAGATAGCAAAAAATtcattctttaaaatcaCACATTCGCCAACCTTTGAAAACGATAAGAATACACCTCTAAAATGGCAGCAAGAGAAACAGGAGTTCCAATTCCAAAGCAATAGTACACCgtcaaaatcaaatttcAAGAACCCTCAGCAAAGATTACTTCAAGCAAGGAAAAGACGATCCACTTTAATGGGAGCTAAACCAAGAGTCCCATCAAGATTAAATAAAGCAACATCTAAATTGGATTTGATTGATGATAGAACTTTAACTAGTTTACCAATTCCACATCCacaaaaaaatgaaaataataatttattccAGAACAGACAACTCAACAATAAAAGACCTAGATATAATGAAACCAAAGAACTTAGGGTTCACAATGATCAGGTTAATAGAAACGTGAGTTATAATCAGTCAACATTAGATGATTCATTAGATAGTATGGGAGAAGACAAAGAGAACACATCCAAAAACTATGATCACCCAATAGTTTTATTAGAAGACTATATTTCTTATGACGATTCTGGATCTTCTTCTAGGAAAAGgaataaaagaagaatatcTTTATCAGACCTGAAACGAAAAATGCATAAGGGACAGACTAACAATGTTCTCAAATTAAGGAAAATTAAGCATCCTTCTCACTTATCAAATCTAACATTTTCCCTTGCTCCCAATCACGCCAATGCTTCCAGCATAATGACGGACATTAGTGAACAATATAATACCTTTGAACCTGAACCGAATGAAAATTCTAATGCGAGCTCTGATGAGATAAATGGTGTATTAAAAGAACTGATACACCCTGTTACTGGAGTGACTGAAGATCAATATATATCgagaatttcaaaaaaatcacAATTGGTCAGTTGTGTTGTATGTGATAAAGTATTATACGAGTTAAGTAGTATATTAccagaaaataataaatttaaagaaattgtaTGTGGAAATTGTGCAGAAAAATATGAAGCAGCTGCAAAACTATTTGAAGATTACGAATTTGATTCATCACTTGATATATCAAACTCTAGCATAATGAGTGgaatgaataataatgtaCAGTACTTAGAAAACATAGGACTCataaaacataaaaatactgatacattttcaaatgaaCTTATTACTAGACTTCAATCACAACTAAAACAAACAAATGAAAAGGATGagaaacaaaataatgAGGAATTTTTACTTGATTCAAAATCTGTTCTTTGGTTTATAGAAGCAaggaaaaaaattagatgGAGATGGAGAATAAGTAAATTATTACCTGAATTCCTTTCAAATCATAACAGCAACACGACACAATCATCATAA
- the PSF1 gene encoding DNA replication protein PSF1 (similar to Saccharomyces cerevisiae PSF1 (YDR013W); ancestral locus Anc_3.234): MYGDLANKLILEAKRSKQLNSRSKDASKLSMYHEELIRNILKEISQLKRNTNYLREQQEMGNMDSRVAKCQYFVTLLCMERNKRCLLAYQKFRNDVLDSLAWENNGMDLLHDNVGITQDNSDLSPQEQEYLKEYSQLITEMKGGILSDIDISGSLDPPSDVFIDVRVLKDAGEIQTEYGVFNLIKDSQFFVRQSDIERLIQQGYVQKI; this comes from the coding sequence ATGTATGGGGATTTGGCTAATAAACTAATATTGGAAGCCAAGAGATCAAAGCAATTAAACAGTAGATCAAAAGATGCTTCTAAACTTTCAATGTATCATGAAGAACTCATAAGAAATATCTTAAAGGAAATTTCACAGTTAAAGAGAAACACAAACTACTTGAGGGAGCAACAAGAAATGGGGAACATGGATAGTCGAGTTGCCAAATGTCAATACTTTGTTACATTACTATGTATGGAACGTAACAAACGTTGTTTATTGGcttatcaaaaatttagaaacGATGTTCTTGATAGTCTAGCATGGGAAAATAATGGCATGGATTTATTACATGATAATGTAGGAATTACACAAGACAACTCTGATCTGTCACCCCAAGAACAAGAGTACTTGAAAGAATATTCACAATTAATAACGGAAATGAAAGGTGGAATATTATCtgatatagatatatcGGGGAGCTTAGATCCTCCTAGTGATGTCTTCATCGATGTTCGAGTGTTAAAAGATGCAGGTGAAATTCAAACAGAGTACGGTGTGTTTAATCTAATTAAAGATTCACAATTTTTTGTTAGACAGTCTGATATTGAGAGGTTGATTCAACAAGGTTATGTGCAAAAAATATGA
- the RAD61 gene encoding Rad61p (similar to Saccharomyces cerevisiae RAD61 (YDR014W); ancestral locus Anc_3.235), which yields MRGYGKRSSSVILLLTNNEDRSDVEFSDSSDNDETRRLEMNGSKTRLVDGSVDINEFSSNAIASSPLKDKRGSSESIRGPDSSNPTGSNKTRKQDSSIATRELDIFDFLETKTTHKKRRTNYRKSTTIDDTDDSVVNFTSDLSYSVDNSEINETIEGLDSFLMSLQKVKKDEVLDQLNIMTKEDECAFNELTSTTNSSKKLYDRRRTLLKKQKSDTDSELDEEEDDNEKEKNERQLSNSLDRKDKKSKETSKILSSEFNSQEADLSSTQHFLELKHIGGTLRFEDDLEFLTSGSPEKLTKDKFISKLLNFSLAIQTDKDLISYINKHCKNEVYEWCFTKATVRDPIIILLLGVICHEIEIPINEHNIDSHLTMLSELSKQHDIPEDTTLTQKLVKLNYKDFVNIICPNTGVTYTIKLLEKNTSVLMNQSSCQKITCTLLKNYNELQTQDQDLLMKHLQDILSNYKFELNFLQNVVNSLESIFMSANGNTEVLKSLILITNDQEMVKHIKYQTKQNMYNTCSTHIVNHFFSRKGSIIELLLLYNGLLLNIISQTNNDLQLSRETLDNFTKIYNKLNDETPNESNQFLHDMIYLNFAYLLRQFQDSNLINDTTTSELHSKLKQFNLSVKEYNINLSRKIEQILNI from the coding sequence ATGAGAGGTTACGGTAAGCGTAGCAGTTCTGTCATCTTGTTGTTGACTAACAATGAAGATAGGAGTGATGTAGAGTTCAGTGATTCTTCAGACAATGATGAAACACGTAGATTGGAAATGAATGGAAGTAAAACTAGATTGGTTGATGGGAGCGTTGATATAAATGAATTCAGTTCTAATGCCATTGCTAGCTCACCATTGAAGGATAAGAGAGGGTCATCTGAATCAATTAGGGGACCAGATTCTAGCAATCCAACTGGGTCTAATAAAACTCGAAAACAAGATTCCAGTATAGCTACTCGAGAATtagatatatttgatttcttaGAGACTAAAACTACTCATAAAAAGAGGAGAACGAATTATAGAAAAAGTACAACAATTGATGACACGGATGATTCTGTTGTTAACTTTACATCTGACTTATCATATTCAGTTGACAATAGTGAAATAAACGAAACTATTGAAGGATTAGATTCATTTCTAATGTCTTTGCAAAAGGTAAAAAAGGATGAAGTGCTGGATCAACTTAACATTATGACCAAAGAGGATGAATGTGCTTTTAACGAGTTAACATCAACTACTAATTCAAGTAAAAAATTGTATGACAGAAGGAGAACattgttaaaaaaacaaaaatctGATACTGATTCTGAACTTGATGAGGAGGAGGATGACAatgagaaagaaaagaacGAAAGGCAATTGTCCAATTCCCTTGACAGAAAAGATaagaaatcaaaagaaactagcaaaatattatctaGTGAATTTAATAGCCAAGAGGCTGACCTTTCAAGTACTCAGCATTTTTTAGAACTAAAACACATTGGTGGAACGTTACGATTCGAAGATGATCTAGAGTTTTTAACATCAGGATCTCCAGAAAAGCTAAcaaaagataaatttatttcaaaattattgaacTTTTCACTAGCTATACAGACGGATAAAGATTTAATATCGtatattaataaacatTGCAAAAATGAAGTGTATGAGTGGTGCTTTACTAAAGCTACGGTTAGAGATCCTATCATAATATTACTTCTTGGGGTTATTTGTcatgaaattgaaatacCGATAAATGAACATAATATTGATTCGCATTTAACAATGCTCTCAGAGTTGAGTAAACAGCACGACATTCCTGAAGATACAACTTTAACACAAAAGTTGgtcaaattaaattataagGATTTTGTCAATATTATATGTCCAAATACTGGCGTTACATATACTATTAAACTActtgaaaaaaatacatCTGTTCTAATGAACCAAAGTTCTTGCCAGAAGATAACATGCACATTATTAAAGAACTACAATGAACTTCAAACACAGGATCAAGACTTATTAATGAAACATCTTCAAGATATTCTATCAAATTACAAATTTGAACTAAATTTTCTACAAAATGTTGTCAACTCTTTGGAAAGTATATTCATGTCAGCCAATGGTAATACTGAGGTTTTAAAATCCttaattttgataactAACGACCAAGAAATGGTTAAGCATATAAAATACCAAACTAAGCAAAACATGTACAACACCTGCAGTACTCATATAGTCAATCATTTTTTCAGCAGGAAAGGATCTATTATAGAGCTTTTATTACTTTACAATGGATTACTTTTAAACATAATTTCACAAACAAATAACGATTTACAATTATCAAGAGAGACACTGGATAATTTCACAAAGATATACAATAAACTTAATGATGAAACTCCAAACGAATCAAACCAATTTCTGCATGatatgatttatttaaattttgctTATTTATTACGACAATTTCAAGATTCTAACTTAATCAATGATACTACCACTAGTGAACTGCATAGCaaattgaaacaatttAACCTTTCAGTCAAGgaatataatatcaatttatCTAGAAAGATTGAACAAattctaaatatataa
- the TPHA0M00830 gene encoding FluC/FEX family fluoride channel (similar to Saccharomyces cerevisiae YPL279C; ancestral locus Anc_3.237) yields the protein MIKEWKDIPSQVKFLFMYTTMAILGNYTRSAIQSLSEYGPSYISPGSVLWPNCVACILMGMLQDMNAMKWFEEEPELFVALTTGYCGSVSSYSTLLLETFEHSTSLTGSNIKSHTKLPNRAYGIMEFLSVLITQLFVSMSSLLFGKNIATNVLALYTDPAQKSSDTPETTENLDKKEEDNNDNRMKPHPFYRKSITILAYITFTLALPFLALIVVLSGVYGNYSRGKWTLPALFGIIGAFERFYLSKYFNSVWKSLPLGTFLANQFAVVIICILTLVQRGRKSDGSDIPIVSSINACHVVSGLVTGYCGSLSTISTFINEGFKLPFIEMINYFTCSIAVSYIFCVIILGSYAWSKGLVVPIC from the coding sequence atgataaaagAATGGAAAGACATTCCAAGCCAGGTGAAATTCCTGTTTATGTATACCACAATGGCAATTCTGGGTAATTATACGAGAAGTGCTATCCAATCGCTATCTGAGTATGGACCTTCATATATATCACCAGGTTCGGTACTGTGGCCTAACTGCGTTGCTTGTATTTTGATGGGTATGTTACAAGATATGAATGCTATGAAGTGGTTCGAAGAAGAACCAGAGCTTTTCGTTGCATTGACTACAGGCTACTGCGGGTCAGTATCTTCATATTCTACACTGTTGCTAGAAACATTTGAACATTCAACAAGTTTGACAGGCTCGAATATCAAATCTCATACAAAATTACCAAACAGAGCATATGGTATTATGGAATTCTTATCAGTTTTGATCACTCAACTATTTGTGTCGATGTCAAGTTTATTGTTTGGTAAAAATATAGCCACGAATGTACTAGCCTTATATACTGATCCAGCACAAAAATCGTCAGATACGCCTGAAACCACTGAAAATCTAgataaaaaagaagaagacaATAATGATAACCGAATGAAGCCTCATCCTTTTTATAGAAAATCCATAACTATCTTAGCATATATAACGTTCACATTGGCTCTTCCATTCCTTGCATTAATTGTGGTATTATCAGGTGTCTATGGAAATTATTCAAGAGGTAAATGGACATTACCAGCTCTGTTTGGTATTATTGGGGCGTTTGAAAGGTTTTATTTATCTAAGTATTTCAATTCTGTTTGGAAATCGTTACCCTTAGGGACATTCTTAGCAAACCAATTTGCTGTTGTTATTATATGCATACTAACTCTAGTTCAAAGAGGTAGAAAATCAGACGGCTCGGATATTCCTATCGTCTCTTCCATCAATGCATGTCATGTTGTGAGTGGTCTAGTGACAGGTTACTGTGGTAGTTTGAGCACCATTAGTACGTTTATCAATGAAGGTTTTAAATTGCCGTTTATCGAAATgatcaattattttacttGTAGCATAGCCGTATCATACATCTTTTGTGTTATCATTTTAGGTTCTTATGCTTGGTCAAAGGGTCTCGTAGTACCTATATGCTAA
- the HED1 gene encoding Hed1p (similar to Saccharomyces cerevisiae HED1 (YDR014W-A); ancestral locus Anc_3.238): protein MLTTRSLTSVGYTNDYECEDTHVYYGRGFCRASTMMELYSIDIEEETERVDVPDTEKCTDLKNSNEIEPEQEPNISPDAANIILKSERNPSFVDETTLNSQDESYCQDTLGESTFTEPENMKICKLGKTPPIEIIHRPLKDLINKTNKMIYDVDSNHVQYKAGLSKRCRKIPSLHRTQGKDAVSR from the coding sequence ATGTTGACTACTAGAAGTTTGACGTCGGTGGGGTACACCAATGATTATGAATGTGAGGACACGCATGTGTACTATGGCAGAGGATTTTGTAGGGCTAGCACTATGATGGAATTGTATTCAATAGATATCGAAGAAGAAACGGAAAGAGTGGACGTGCCAGACACTGAGAAGTGCACAGACTTGAAGAACagtaatgaaattgaacCGGAGCAAGAACCAAATATTTCCCCAGATGCAGCCAACATAATACTTAAGAGCGAGAGGAACCCCAGTTTTGTTGATGAAACTACCTTGAATAGCCAAGACGAAAGTTACTGTCAGGATACATTAGGTGAATCCACATTTACAGAGCCTGAAAACATGAAAATATGCAAACTAGGGAAGACACCACCTATTGAAATCATACACAGACCGTTGAAAGATCtcataaataaaacaaacaaGATGATCTACGATGTTGATTCAAATCACGTTCAGTACAAAGCAGGGCTCTCCAAAAGATGTCGAAAGATTCCCAGCTTGCACCGAACACAAGGAAAAGATGCCGTCTCAAGATAG
- the ATP3 gene encoding F1F0 ATP synthase subunit gamma (similar to Saccharomyces cerevisiae ATP3 (YBR039W); ancestral locus Anc_3.241), whose translation MFSRVPALSSNIARNGMMVARVNGINAARNYATLKEVEMRLKSIKNIEKITKTMKIVASTRLGKAEKAKNTSKNLSETDEQFFKNAETKTIGVEGKEPKELVIAITSDKGLCGSIHSQLAKAVRAHLKESPAADVVTIGDKIKLQMLRSNANNLKASFNGVGKEAPTFYESSLITEKLINEFKLNDYQKISIYYNNPVTSLSFEPSSMPVFNIEAIEKSPSFEKFEIDADGKVSTDLFEYNLSCKLLSAMAQGHAAEISARRNAMDNASKNAGDMISRYSILYNRTRQAVITNELVDIITGASSLD comes from the coding sequence ATGTTTTCTAGAGTTCCAGCTTTAAGCTCCAATATTGCCCGTAATGGTATGATGGTTGCTCGTGTTAATGGTATCAATGCGGCCAGAAACTATGCTACTTTAAAAGAAGTCGAAATGCGTTTGAAAtctattaaaaatatcgaaAAGATTACCAAGACTATGAAAATCGTTGCATCTACCAGATTAGGTAAAGCAGAGAAAGCAAAGAACACCTCTAAGAACTTATCTGAAACCGACGAACAATTCTTCAAGAATGCCGAAACTAAGACAATCGGCGTCGAAGGTAAGGAACCAAAAGAATTAGTGATCGCAATTACTTCCGATAAAGGTTTATGTGGTTCCATCCATTCACAATTAGCTAAAGCTGTCAGGGCTCATTTGAAAGAGTCTCCAGCAGCTGACGTTGTTACCATCGGTGACAAAATTAAACTACAAATGCTAAGAAGTAACGCCAACAATTTGAAAGCCTCATTTAACGGTGTCGGTAAGGAAGCCCCAACTTTCTACGAATCTTCTTTGATCACTGAAAAActaattaatgaattcaaattaaacGACTACCAAAAGATTTCAATATACTATAACAACCCTGTTACTTCCTTATCCTTTGAACCAAGTTCAATGCCTGTTTTCAATATTGaagcaattgaaaaatctccatcttttgaaaaatttgaaatcgATGCTGATGGTAAAGTCTCCACagatttatttgaatacaATCTATCTTGTAAGCTACTAAGTGCCATGGCTCAAGGTCATGCCGCTGAAATTTCTGCTAGAAGAAACGCTATGGACAATGCATCCAAGAACGCTGGTGACATGATTTCAAGATACTCCATCTTATATAACAGAACAAGACAAGCTGTCATCACTAATGAATTGGTCGATATTATTACTGGTGCTTCTTCATTGGATTAA